GCTTTCTGATTATCATCTGTCATTATTTTTATTATTCCGAAACTACCACTATCTGCTATTGTCATTGCTTTTAAATTTATTTTGCCTTTACTTAGGACTTCTGTTATTTTACTTATTTTCCCTGGTTTATTTTCAACAAAAATTGATATCTGTTTTCCCATTTATAATCTCCTTTTATCAATAACTCTTTTTGCCTTTCCTGTTGTTGTCGGTAAACTCCCTGGTTCAACAAGTTCAATAACAGGAGTCACAAGTATCTTTTCCCTTAATTCTTCCTTTATTTTTTCCTGCAAGTTTCTCAATTCATTTATATCTCCTTTAAAAAATTCTCTTTTTATCTCAATCTGAACAGTTAAAATATCAAGCCCTTCTTTTCTATCAATTATAATCTGGTAATTTTTATCAACTTCTGGAAATTCCATAATAACTGTCTCAATCTGTGATGGAAAAATATTAACTCCCTTTACAATAAACATATCATCTGCTCTTCCTTTAATTCTCTGTATTCTTCTGTGAGTTCTTCCACACTTACATCTTTCTTTTATAATTCTTGTTAAATCTCCTGTCCTGTATCTTATCAAAGGCATCCCTTCTCTATTTAAAGTCGTTAATACAAGTTCTCCCTCTTCTCCTTCTTTTAAAACATCTCCTGTTTTTGGATTTATAATTTCCATATAATACTGGTCTTCCCATAAATGTAAACCATCCTTAAAAGGACATTCAAAAGCAACTCCAGGACCATTCATTTCAGAAAGTCCATAACAATTATAAATATTAATACCAAAAATGTTTTCAAGTTTCTTTCTTGTACTTTCTGAATGCGGTTCTGCTCCAACAACTGCAATTTTTAAATTAAAATCTCTTTTTGGAGATAAACCATTTTCCTCAATAAAATGAGCAATATATAATAAATAACTCGGTGTAATGTGAATAACTGTTGTTTTAAGTTGTTTCATCAATTCTATCTGTCTTTCTGTATTTCCTGCTCCTGCCGGTATTATAAGTGCTCCAATCCTTTCTGCTCCATAATGAAGTCCAAGTCCTCCTGTAAAAAGTCCATAACTCATCATATTCTGAAAAACATCTCCTTCTCTCACTCCTATCATATATAAACATCTTGCAACTATATCAGCCCATGTATCTATATCCTTTTTCGTGTAAAAAATATATTTAGACCTTCCTGTAGTACCAGAAGAACTGTGAACCCTTACAATATTTTTAATATCAGTTGAAATAAAATCAAAGGGGTCATTTTCTACAAGGTCATATTTAGTAGTAAAGGGTAATTCTTGAAAATCCTCAATATCTTTTATTTTTTTGAATTTTTTGAATTTTTCTCTGTAAAACTTACTTTTTATTCCTCTTTCAAATGAAGAAATTAAACCTTCAAGTTGAATATCTTTTAATTTACTTTTTTCAACCAGTTCTATTTTTTCGTCCCAGTATTCAACATTTGATAAAAGGACCTGTTTTTGTTTCATTCAAAATCTCCTGAGATGTTTTTTTGGTAATTAAACTCACAAAAATC
This DNA window, taken from bacterium, encodes the following:
- a CDS encoding phenylacetate--CoA ligase, which encodes MKQKQVLLSNVEYWDEKIELVEKSKLKDIQLEGLISSFERGIKSKFYREKFKKFKKIKDIEDFQELPFTTKYDLVENDPFDFISTDIKNIVRVHSSSGTTGRSKYIFYTKKDIDTWADIVARCLYMIGVREGDVFQNMMSYGLFTGGLGLHYGAERIGALIIPAGAGNTERQIELMKQLKTTVIHITPSYLLYIAHFIEENGLSPKRDFNLKIAVVGAEPHSESTRKKLENIFGINIYNCYGLSEMNGPGVAFECPFKDGLHLWEDQYYMEIINPKTGDVLKEGEEGELVLTTLNREGMPLIRYRTGDLTRIIKERCKCGRTHRRIQRIKGRADDMFIVKGVNIFPSQIETVIMEFPEVDKNYQIIIDRKEGLDILTVQIEIKREFFKGDINELRNLQEKIKEELREKILVTPVIELVEPGSLPTTTGKAKRVIDKRRL